Sequence from the Bremerella volcania genome:
CCGGTTCGGGCCGTGACTTTTCAGACTTGGGCGTGTTGCTGTTCTGGTCGGAGACAGTTTGGTTCTCGAATTCGTTGAGAAAGACCTCAGCGGTCTCAACCGAGACGATGGAAGGCTGACTTTGAATCAATTGACGAACGCGCACCGCAGCGCAGAATCCGATCAATAGATTCGCTCCGATCATCAACAGAAGAAACAAAAACATCCAGTCAGCCCCAGCGTGTTCGAACTACCCGTTACCAACCAACCGTTGGATGGGTCACGTAAACGTAGGCTACGCTAAATGAATGTCGAAAAGCGCAGTCGAAAAAATTTGACGATTATGACGGGTTTTCCGATTGCGATGGCAAATCCCCCCGGTAGACGCGTCGCCCAAACGGGTTGCTTTTTGGCACGAAGGGATCCCCATCATCCTGCTGCTGGCATGCCTTGGCCAGTCGAAAGATGTTTCCGTCGAGTTCATCCGCCCAGTAGATCAAGTTAGCCTCCCAGGTCATCGGAGGCTTGGGGCTTCCGTTGGCAGCCGTTCCTTGGTGACTCACAACGAGATGTTCCAGGCGAAGCAACCAATCCGCGTTCAGATCAATTCCAAGTTCGCGAGCGGTGTCTCGTACCAGATCGCGTCCCAGTATGAGGTGCCCTATCAGTTCACCGGGGGAAGTGTAGGCTGTATTCGCGACTTCTTCGTCCAACTCCAAGAGCTTGCCGATGTCGTGCAGCATGGCTCCGGCGATGGTCAACTGCCGCGTGATCGGATCGCGCAAGGAAGGATGCTGGCCGCGATAGGTGTTCAGCAGGTAGAGAACATTCTGGGTCACGCTGTAGACATGCTCCAGGAAACCGCCGGCGTACGCATGGTGGTGATGTAGTGCGCCAGGTAACGCTTCGATACGCTGCCGATGATTCTCAAAGATTGCCGTGACCAGGGAGTGAAGCTCTGGGGTAGCGATCTCTTGATCGACCAAGTCCAGCAGGTAATCGAACAGCTCTTGCGTGTCCGCCTCGGAAGACGGCTGGCAGGTCGCGGGATCAAAGCCGCTTTCGTGATCGCTCTGTTCTACGGGGCGGAGACGTTTTATCTCGACCTTGCCTCCATGAATCGTCTCTTGGAAAGTGCCTCGGATCTTATAGAAGTGGCCAACCGTCCATTGGTCACGGCAAGCTACCTCGTGAGGTGATCCTTCCCAGATCGTCGCGGCGATATTGCGAGTGCGATCACGAAACTCAAGTAAGTAAAACGGACGTCCTTGCCGCGTCAGCCGGCGGTCCTTCTGGAAAAGTTGAGCGAAGAAATCGGCATCTTGGCCGTGCTGCAGCTCTGCTAAGCGGTCGACTTGAATCACTGAACGTCCCTCAAACAGTATCCTGATGGTGGATAGTAGAACCCATCTTATGAGGGGGCGAGGCGGATTCCAAGCGAATTACTCGCAGCCGTAGATTTTCGACTCGGTGGAGAGTTCAGTCATTTTGGCCTGGAGTTGGTATCGCAACTGCGACATCAGCGGATCTTCGTCTCCCTTCGGGCGCCGCTCGTCGGTGACCAGTATTGGCTCGTCGACGTCGATAATGACTTTCAACGCGCCGTGGACGGTTGTCTTGTCCTTCAGGTCTTCTTCGTATCTCTCGACCGTTTCCAGCAGGCGGTCGATGCTCGGGTAGTCTTGCAGATAGTTCGGAATGTAACACGAGATCTGCTGCGCGACATAGATGTCTTCCAGTTGCATCCATCGCCGCGATCTCTCTTCGGGCGAGAGTTTCCCCTCGATCATGTCGGGTAGCATGCGTGAGCGAAGTGCTTTGATCCGTGGCATGATGTTACCGGTCGATTCGACCCGCAGCCATTCCTTTTCCAGCGGATGCAGTATGCAGTCAATCAAGCGCGAAGTGCGGGTCGCCATGTCGTCGCCGGAATGGGCACGCCCCGAATAACGAATTTCCTCAAGACAGAACAGCCCTTCGCCCATGCGTTCGACGCGTTCGAGCAGACGCAGTTCCTCGGACGTTCGCCAGCCGAGACGTTGTTCGATTTCGTGCAGCACCGGGCGGACGGTCGCGTCGATATCTCCCTGAAAGACGTATTTGATGCCAATCGGGTGGATTACCGTGTCGCCGCGACCTTCCTTAATTCGCCGCTTGGCTGCGGAACGAGCGACGAAAGCGACTCCATCCAAGAGCGGGTGGACGTAATCATTGGTACGTGTCGTTGAACCTTCGGGAAACACGACCAGCGGCCGATCGGCCTCGACCATCGCATCGACTGCCGTGGCCAGGGACTTGCGATCGACCCCTTCGCGATAAACGCTGAAGCCCCCCATGACGCGAATGGCCCACGCTTTGAACCACCCTTGGTTGAAGAGATGCCAACTGGCCATCGAATAGAGATTGCAATCGACTTCTTTCGCCAGAAAGCCCAACACCAGTGGGTCGGACATACGGGAATGATTGGGAGCCAAAAGGATGCCGTGCTTGGCATCAAGCGACTTCTTCAGGCGATCTGCGCCGCGAACCTCGTAAGACTGAACGCCTTCAAAGTATTGGAGATACTTGCCGTAGAGATTGAATCGTTGAATGAACGCAGGCCAACCGGTTCCGCGATGCGGCGGAACAAATCGGTATGGCTTTTCAATGATGATATTCTGCATAGGTTCGCGGAAATCTTTTCGGACTCGCCGCATTTTCTGCTATTGGGCAAACCCGTGAGGATGCGATTGATGCCATCGCCAGGCAGTTTCAATCGTTTCGCGGACGTCCATGTACTTTGGCTGCCAGTTAAGAATTCTATGAGCCTTATCCGCGTTGGCTACCAGGGCAGGGGGGTCTCCCTCGCGTCGGGGGCCAATTTCTGCAGGAATATCCATACCAGTGACTTCTCGGCACGCCTGGATGATCTCTTGCACGCTGACGCCGCGCCCCGTTCCCAGGTTGAGTTTCAGGCAATTGTCAGCTGTAATCTGCTGCATGGCCGCCAAATGCGCATCGGCCAGGTCGTCGACATGGATGTAATCGCGAATGCAGGTTCCATCATCGGTGGGGTAATCGTCACCGAAGACACTGATCGACTCGCGTTGTCCCAAAGCGACCTGCAAAACCAAAGGAATCAAGTGCGACTCAGGCGAGTGGTCTTCGCCGATGTCTCCATCTGGCGATGCCCCGGCGGCATTAAAGTAGCGAAGCGCTGCGAATGCCATCCCGTATGCGTGAGCGTAGTCCTCGAGGGCACGTTCGATCGCCAGCTTAGTGAACCCGTAAGGATTTACGGGGGCCTGAGGAAAGCTCTCGTCGATGGGCGAAGACGCCGGAATGCCATAGGTGGCGCATGTGCTGGAAAAAACAATCCGCGACACATCGGCAGCCCGCATGGCATCGAGCAGGCTCAGCGTACCGATCACATTGTTCTGATAGTACTTGGCCGGGTTGGTGACCGACTCGCCAACCAGGGCGAACGCCGCGAAGTGGATTACCGATTCTATGTTGTATTCTTTCAAGGTGGCGGTCAACTTCTCGCCGTCGTGAAGGTCGCCAACCACCAACGGAAACTTGCCGACCGCGCCGCGATGACCAGCAGATAGGTTGTCGTAAACGACGACGTCATGTCCTTCGGCCGCCAGTTTTCGGGCGGTGTGAGAACCGATATAGCCTGCTCCGCCGGTGACAAGAACGCGCATCTTCTTTTCCTCGAATGCCTTAGCCAAAAAAAGCTGGGAACGCATTTGCCACGATTCTGTCGCATTGCGTCCCTATGATCAATACGACCTGAATCTTCGTCAGCAACGTACAACGGCCCCGGCCGTGTGCCGAAAACACCTATACGGTGGATAGTCTCTCCTAAAATTAGCTTGGGATCTCGATGCCCCGAAAATTAAAACTAAAACTCAAACGGCCGCTGCCCCAACCGGAAGGGGAGCGAACCGAGCGGCTGATCGCATCGATGGTGATGTATTTGACCAACGAATGCCATCTTTCGCCCAATACCATCCAAGCTTATTCGCGGGATTTACAGCGATTTAGGACATGGCTGGGGACCAACAATCCCACGACGCTGACCATCGCCCAGCTTTCCGACTACGTGGCATGGCTCCACTCGCAGAACCTGGCCCCTGCGTCGGTGGCCCGGCATATCATCTCGCTGAAGGTCTTCTTCCGTTACTTGCAGTTGGAAGGGATCATGCAGGACAACCTGGCAGAACTGCTTGGTTGTCAGAAGCTATGGCAAAAGATCCCTTCAGTGATCCCCCCCTATCAGATCGACGACTTCTTAACGGCTCCGTGGAGCGAAGACCTTTACTGGCGGCGAGATCGTGCCATTTTGGAAGTCTTGTACGCTTGTGGCTGCCGAGCCTCGGAGATCGCCGGACTCGATACAAAAAACGTTCACTTGAATGAAGGACATTGCCGCCTTCACGGTAAGGGGAACAAGCAGCGGATCGTCCCGCTTGGCAAAAAAGCGATCGCGGCGTGTCTGCAATACCTGGAAAAGGAACGTCCCAAGCTGGCTGCACGCGGCTTCGATTCGCCGGCGTTCTTTCTCACGCGAACCGGTCGACCACTGCGACGTGAGGCGATCTGGGAACTAGTCAAGAAGTATGCCCGCCGTGCCGGGATCGACCCGGCGGTAAGCCCTCACACGCTACGGCATAGCTTTGCCACGCACCTGTTGGCTGGCGGTGCCGATCTTCGCCAGGTGCAAGAGTTGCTCGGACACGCGAGCATCGCGACGACTCAAATCTACACGCATGTCGATCAGACGCGCCTAAAAAAAGTTCACGCCGCGTTTCATCCGCGAGCGTGAACTTTGCGTAAGTCGAGTTGAAGGGCAGGGGGAGTTAACCACCGGCCCCAGGAGCGAACTTGATCTTCTCGATCAGTTTTTGCACTTCGCCTGTCTTCGGATCAATACGGCCAGTCACCGCCGTGATGGCTTCAATGACGTAGGTGTATTGAAGCTGATAATCGGCATCGATTTCGATTTCCGATTCTTCCTGGGCCGAACTCGGACCGTCGGCCACCCCAATTTGCTCGACGATCGCATCCTGCAACTGAGCGAACTTTTCTCGTGCGCTTCCGCTGAAGGAGGTGTTGTTGAGAGCCACCGACTGCAGGGCGCCATTTGGGCCGGCACGCAGCTTCAGCTTCATGGGAACCTGAAGGCTTGTGCTGGGCGCCCCTGCCGCTGCCTGGGGCATGTTGATGTTGAAGTCCCCTTCCATCGCGACGATTTTGAACGTCATGATAAAAAAGACGAGGAGCTGAAACACGATGTCAATCATCGGCGTCATCGGCACTTCGATCTTTTCGCGTCCGTGGACTTCGTTCTTGCGAAGTTTCATGAACCTAACCGTAACCCTTAATTGGGAGCTTCTTCTTTAGCCCTGAGGGCGAACTTTTCAAAACCGACGTCCTGGCAAAGCTTGATCATCTCTTGCACTTTGCCGGTGGCGACACGGCCATCGCCACGAATGATGACAGTTACGCTTTTGGCACCGCCGGTTTCCGCTTTGAAGTCGTCAGCAATTTGCTTCTCGACGACCAAACGTTGCCGCAGCGCATCCATCGTGTAGTCGTTGCCATCGAAATACGCCAGACCATCCTGGTACATTTGCAAGGTGATGGCGTTTTCAAAGGGAACTTCGGGCGGCTTCGCCAGTTCACTCTGCGGGAGCTGAATCTTCTTGTTTTGATCGGCCTGGGTAAAGTTGATCAGCACCATGAAGAATGCGATCAACTGAAACGTCATGTCGATCATCGGGGTTAGGTCCCCTTCGAGCATCTCCCGTTTATTCTTTTTGATCTTCATTAGCTACGTCTTTTCGCGAAAGAGATCACACGGATTAAAGGGAGACTACTTGCCGACGTTCTGGAAACGGCTCATCAGACCTTCGCTGGTGATACCAACTTCCAACGCCAAGCGATCGACGCGGTTGCGAAGGATGTTGTAGGCGGCAATCGCAGGAATGGCCAATGCCAAACCAACCAGCGTGGTGAACAGAGCGGTCGAAATACCGTTGGCCAGTGCTGAAGCGTCTGGCGTACCACCACTACGGGCGATCACGCTAAACGACTGGATCATCCCGTCGACCGTACCGAACAAGCCGATCATCGGGCTGAGCGTACCGATCAGAGCCAGGTAGCTTAGACGGTGGTCGAGCTTCATGTTCTCTTCTTCGCCCACTTCCTGCATCGCTTCGATGGCTTTGTCGTAGCCTTGGGAGACCTTTTCCAGACCGGCCGAAAGAACCTTACCGAGGAACGACTCGTCTTCCTTGGCCATGTCGTAGGCCTCTTGAACCTGGTTCTCTTCCAGACAGGCCTCGAAGCTTTCAACCAGGGCCAGCGGAACGACGTTCTCGCGGCGGGCATTCATGATGTTCATTACCAGCAGGGCCACGAACACGATCGAGATCACCATGAAGATCCAGAAGTAGTAGCTCAAAGCGGTGTAAACCCACTCGAAGACCGTTTTGGGGGCTTCGGCTGGAGCGGTCGTATCACCGTTGCCTACGGGTTCAGCATCGGCTGGTTCCGCTGCTGCTGGCTCGGCGTCGGCTGCGGCATCTTGGGCAGTGACTGCCTGAGTGGTCAGAAAAATACCCAACATCAAGGCCACAGAAGCCACGCAGAGGGACAGGGAAAACGCTTGAGATCGACGCAACATTGGGTTCTCCAGACTTTGGCGAATATCTGAGCTATGTCTTGGTGGTTTGGTTAAGCAATAAGAAACGGGTTTGACCTGCACTTGTACTCAAAAACGAGCGAAGGAAAGGTCTTGTTTTGAAGGGAATGGTCGACGAGATGGACTCGTATTTTAGTTGGGTAATTTCCCCTCGAAAAGCATCTGCACCGATAGTTTGCCGACGTTTTCGGGCAAACTCTCCCTTTTAATCGCACCAGCCTGGGTGAATTATTGCCGATTAGCCCAAATGCTGCCGGGGTAGCGGTCATTGAGCAAGTTTCGTGCATCGGTGGCCTGATCGGGATCGTTCAGGTCCTTCCAGATGTTGGAAAGGTAATACAACGCCTCGGCGTGAATTTCCGGATCGGTGTAAAAGAGGATGTCGGTGTGCAGGTAAGCCAGAAGCGCTTCTTTCGGGTTGCTTTGCTTCAGATGGCAGAGCCCCAAGGCGTTGTAGGCACGGCCGAACAGTTCTTTGTCATCCGGGTCGGCATTGTCGACCACTTTCTGAGCGAGCGTGATTCCCTCGGCAGGCTTGCCGCTGGCAGCCAAGGCTTTGGCTTTTCCGACGGCGGCAAAGCTCTTTTGACGGGCAGCACCCGAAACGGTCGCGTTGGCCGCCATCACTTCATCGAAGTTCGCGATCGCTTCGGCTGTTTTGTCCTGGGCCAGCAAGGCTCGACCAGCCAGGACCTGGGCAGACATGCGATAATCGGGCCAAGGAGCGGACTTCAAACCACCGTAGTACTTGGCGGCCGAAGCGTAGTCACCACCACTAACAGCGAGATCCCCCAGCATACGGGCAACGTCGTAGAAGTGGAAGCTGTTGGAAGAACTGGTCGCAAAACCCAACAGTGCCTGTGCGGCCTTTTGACGATCGCCGGAACCAGCCAAGGCCAGCTTACCCATCGAGTAGGCACGCAGGAAATCGATCTCTTGCTTGACGAGTTCGTTATTGCCCCCTTCGACCCCTTGCAGCTTGTCGATTGCGTCAGCGAACTGACCGTTCTGGACCATTCGGCGGGCCGTCTTGACGTCGAACGGTTCTGCGTCGAGTGCGATTTCAACGATCTCGTTGGTGGGAATCTCGACGTTCGAGCCCCCTTTGCTCAGTTGGACGGCATCTTTGGTTGCGCCAACGATGGTGCCCGTTTGAGCGCCGCTGTCGGTGCGAACCGAATCAGCCAAGAGCGGTCCACCGGCGACCAGCGCCATGGTGACGGCTTGTAAGAGAATCTGACGCATTGTTTATCACTCCTCGAATAGATCGATCATTTACGGGAATCGTTTGGGAAAAGAGGTCCTGACTTTCGGACAGCTTAGGAACTTGGCTTGTCCAGGCCTTTGGCCTCACCGGTCAGGTCCTTTTGAATCTTTCGCATCAGCGTATCGAATTTCTGGAACCACTCGGCACCTCCCAGGCTCGGGTCAAACGACTGCGTGGAGGTAATGTCCTTGGCGGCAGCGGCCAGGTATTGATCTTTCTTGTCTTTGCTCGATTGAGACAAAGCAAATTGGTAACGGCAGGCCGCGAGGTAATAGCGACACTCAAAGAACGTTTCTTTGAAGGGCGAGGGGTCAGCACCGGCTTGGGCGTAGCGTGCCAAAATGGCCTGCAAACGGCCCCAGCCCCAGATCACGTTCTGTTTGTTTTCCGGATTGGGTTGAGCACCCATCAGGGATTCGTAGAAGGTCTTCGAGTCGCCACCGTTGAGTCCCCACATGTAGTAGGTCTTTGCGGCTTCCACTTGCACGTTGACCATCATGTTCTTTTCCTTCAGCACATCGGTGAAGGTGGTGATGGCCTGCTGGTAGTCGCCGATTTCACGCTGGGCCATGGCGATACGCACACGAACTTGCTGAACGAGTGCTGGGTTCAAGGAACCACTGCCAGACTTGTCGATGATCTGCTGATAAGCGGCGATCGCCTTGTTGTAGAAGCTCTTGGTGTCTCCGTTGAAACTTGGATCTTCCGAGAAGCTTTGCCCCAGGTTATAGAACGTTTCACCCACCCAGTTCAGAACATTAGGCTCGGTGCTGGACTCGGCGACGCGGTTGAGGAACTTCTCGAACGCCCCTGCCAAAGCCACCTTCGATGCTGGGTTGGCGTTATCCAACTGCGTTTTCAGGTCGTTGGCAAGCGAGATGTAAATCGCCACCAATTGCTTCTGACTATCGGCATCGTTACCTACCAGGCTCTTGAGCTGCGCCATGGCCTTCTCGGCATTGGCCATAAGCGCCTCGGTCTTCGAGGCATCGGTCGTGTTGGGGAGTGCCGAAATGTAGGCTCGGACGGCAGCCTTGTAGATCAACTGGTCGACGCCTGGTCGTGTGGCGGCTGGGTTTTTGTTTTCGACCAGATTCATCAGGCCGACGTTCTTCTTTTCTAGTAGCTGTACCGCCTTTTCAGGCTCGCCGATGTCGGTGTAGACCTGGATCAGGGACAGCGCACCAAGCACATAGCTGTAATCGGGGTCATCCCCCTGGTACGAGTCGACCCCAGCCGAGAGGATGCTTTGCGTCTTGTCCTTGATGGCGGCAAGTTGCTCTTCGGTGGGAACTCCCTTGGCGTCAGGATTGTCCTTGGCTTCACGACGCAGGGCATTTCCACGAAGGAAGAGGTTCCAATACGTCTGACCGACCTTCAACTGGGCATCCGCTTTCGCCGCGGTCCCGTCAGAAATTTTGGCAACCGACTTTTCGGCAGCTTCCAGCATGGCTTTTTGTTGATCCCAGGATAGCTCTTTCGAGCTTGCTTGTTGAAGTTGGAAGCCGATCAACGCCAGTAGTGCCTGACCGGCTTCTTCGGAATCTGGCCATGTCTTGACCATGAAGTCGGTCGTGTCTTGAACCAGGCCCAACTCGAACGAGCGATTGTCGGCCGGGGCGTCCTCGAACAGTCGCAGGGCACACGCCAGGGCCATTTTCGCACATGGCCTGGCACTAGGGCTGTTGGGATAACGCTGAGCGACGAAGGAAGCACGAGCATAGGTCTGCCAGTAGTCCCCATCTTGAAAGCCCAGGAACGACAGGAAGTACTGTACGCCGTTCACTTCGTCCGAAGGCGTGTCGCGGTCGGCCAGTTGCAGGGCCTGCTGGAACTTGCCTTCCGCTTTGCGAAACGTTTCATCAACGATTTTCTGGTCGGCTTCGATCTGGCTGGCCAATTGGTCTTTGGTGGCCTTGTCCTTGGTGGCCTTCATGTCGGCTTGCATCTTCTTCACCGCGAAGCTTTGGGTGTTGGCTTCGGTGATAAGATCGCGCCCAGCGGTGACGGCTTCTTCAAAGGTCTTCGCTTCGGACTCGTCTTGAGCAACGGCATCCTCCCCTTGCAGGTCGGTGCGGATTTGCAACGCCTCTTTTTGGAACTCGCTCGGATACTTGGCGACGTCGACAGCCAGCTTCAATGCTTCGCGGCGGCTTTCACCTCGCTGCTTATCCTTGTTGTCGCGGCCGTCGGCATCCTTCTTGTAGGCTTTGGCGACAATCAACTTGATGTTCAGCCAATCTTCGTCCCGTTCCTGGTTGGCTCGTAGTTGCTGGCTTGCCAGCCACGGGGCGATGTCCTTTAGGACCTTGGCTTGTTCGTCCTGCTTCACCCAGATTTCGGCCAGGCCGATCGCGGCTTTCAGTTTGACCTGCCGGAATTGTTCCGGCTGATCGCCCAACAGCATCAGGTCGTCGACGTAGATGGCGATTGCTTCCTTCGATTTGCCCAGGGCCTGCTGAGCTTGAGCTTCGTACAAACGGGCATACAGACCAGCCAGACGCGACTTATACTTGCTGTACGTTTCGCCGAACTCCTTGGCTGCCTGTTCCAGTTGCTTCTTGCGATCTGGATTATCTTCGGGAAGGGTCTTGGCCATCTCGAAGAGACAGTTCGAAGCGAGCAACTGCGTTTGGATGTAAGAGGCCCGCATTTCATCGCGAAACGCGATCTTGGCGGCATCCTTCGACGGATCGAGCACCTTGGGTAATGCGGTCAGTGCTTCACGAATCTGTTTGTTGGCGTCTTCAAAGACTTTCCGCGCTTCTTCGTAGCGTTTGTGAGCCGTGTCCAGGAGGGGCTTCTTGTCAGCCGGCTTTTCCTCGCGACGTGCTCGGGCTTCCGCCAGACGAGCCTGGTCAGACAGGACATTGCCGCGTTGAATCGTCGCATCGATCACACGATCGCTTTGCGGGTTGGCTTTGAGGAACTTGGCCAGGTTCTCACCGGCAGCAACTAGCAGTTCCTCACGCGAGTCAAGATTCGCACTTCGGCGAGCCGATTCGATCTGAGCCAGTGCCTTGCGGTAGTCGAGCGTCTTCTTGACGTCGTCCGACAGCCCTGGATTGTTGGCCATCGACTCGATGTACCAGATCGCTTGCTCGTGGTACCCGCGTTGCAAAAGGCCATTAAAGAATTCGTCGAACGGTTCTTTGGCCGTCGTAATCGACGAAAACGCCAAAAGAAGGCCGGTAGCGAGCAAAATCTGCTTGGTAATCCGCATTGATTCTATCCTCAAAGACAAGGCGAAACCTCTACCCGGACGAAGACTTCTCGGTGGTAACCGGTGCCGACAGGCAAGCTCGATTGTGAAGGCGAAAAGGCTGATTGTCCACATCCAATACGAGCGCAAGCCCCTGATGGTTGCGATCGTACAGATGCTCTCAAGAAGAGATGGGGGAGGAGGTGCTGTTCCTTTTGTCAAATGATCGGCCCAACCGTAACGATTCACGGCTGGCCGTATTCGGGTGAACTTCCATCCTGACCTAATCATGCAGGCTCGGCAACAGGACTTCCAGTCGTGGGTAGCTCGCATGTTGCCGGATTGCAGGATTCAGGGTGGAAGTCCAATTATCTAATTCATCGATCGTGTTACCACGTCGTCTTGAAAAGTACGAATTCTGATATAAGGCCAGGCATTGCTGGGTAAGCTGTGCTGCTTGCAACGATAACGGAGATGCCTGCCAAGACGAAGCAAATTGGAGGCGACTCACTTTCTGCACCGACTTTTGC
This genomic interval carries:
- a CDS encoding ExbD/TolR family protein, yielding MKIKKNKREMLEGDLTPMIDMTFQLIAFFMVLINFTQADQNKKIQLPQSELAKPPEVPFENAITLQMYQDGLAYFDGNDYTMDALRQRLVVEKQIADDFKAETGGAKSVTVIIRGDGRVATGKVQEMIKLCQDVGFEKFALRAKEEAPN
- a CDS encoding 3'-5' exoribonuclease YhaM family protein, which translates into the protein MIQVDRLAELQHGQDADFFAQLFQKDRRLTRQGRPFYLLEFRDRTRNIAATIWEGSPHEVACRDQWTVGHFYKIRGTFQETIHGGKVEIKRLRPVEQSDHESGFDPATCQPSSEADTQELFDYLLDLVDQEIATPELHSLVTAIFENHRQRIEALPGALHHHHAYAGGFLEHVYSVTQNVLYLLNTYRGQHPSLRDPITRQLTIAGAMLHDIGKLLELDEEVANTAYTSPGELIGHLILGRDLVRDTARELGIDLNADWLLRLEHLVVSHQGTAANGSPKPPMTWEANLIYWADELDGNIFRLAKACQQQDDGDPFVPKSNPFGRRVYRGDLPSQSENPS
- a CDS encoding tetratricopeptide repeat protein — translated: MRQILLQAVTMALVAGGPLLADSVRTDSGAQTGTIVGATKDAVQLSKGGSNVEIPTNEIVEIALDAEPFDVKTARRMVQNGQFADAIDKLQGVEGGNNELVKQEIDFLRAYSMGKLALAGSGDRQKAAQALLGFATSSSNSFHFYDVARMLGDLAVSGGDYASAAKYYGGLKSAPWPDYRMSAQVLAGRALLAQDKTAEAIANFDEVMAANATVSGAARQKSFAAVGKAKALAASGKPAEGITLAQKVVDNADPDDKELFGRAYNALGLCHLKQSNPKEALLAYLHTDILFYTDPEIHAEALYYLSNIWKDLNDPDQATDARNLLNDRYPGSIWANRQ
- the xerD gene encoding site-specific tyrosine recombinase XerD, translated to MPRKLKLKLKRPLPQPEGERTERLIASMVMYLTNECHLSPNTIQAYSRDLQRFRTWLGTNNPTTLTIAQLSDYVAWLHSQNLAPASVARHIISLKVFFRYLQLEGIMQDNLAELLGCQKLWQKIPSVIPPYQIDDFLTAPWSEDLYWRRDRAILEVLYACGCRASEIAGLDTKNVHLNEGHCRLHGKGNKQRIVPLGKKAIAACLQYLEKERPKLAARGFDSPAFFLTRTGRPLRREAIWELVKKYARRAGIDPAVSPHTLRHSFATHLLAGGADLRQVQELLGHASIATTQIYTHVDQTRLKKVHAAFHPRA
- a CDS encoding ExbD/TolR family protein, with translation MKLRKNEVHGREKIEVPMTPMIDIVFQLLVFFIMTFKIVAMEGDFNINMPQAAAGAPSTSLQVPMKLKLRAGPNGALQSVALNNTSFSGSAREKFAQLQDAIVEQIGVADGPSSAQEESEIEIDADYQLQYTYVIEAITAVTGRIDPKTGEVQKLIEKIKFAPGAGG
- a CDS encoding tetratricopeptide repeat protein, encoding MRITKQILLATGLLLAFSSITTAKEPFDEFFNGLLQRGYHEQAIWYIESMANNPGLSDDVKKTLDYRKALAQIESARRSANLDSREELLVAAGENLAKFLKANPQSDRVIDATIQRGNVLSDQARLAEARARREEKPADKKPLLDTAHKRYEEARKVFEDANKQIREALTALPKVLDPSKDAAKIAFRDEMRASYIQTQLLASNCLFEMAKTLPEDNPDRKKQLEQAAKEFGETYSKYKSRLAGLYARLYEAQAQQALGKSKEAIAIYVDDLMLLGDQPEQFRQVKLKAAIGLAEIWVKQDEQAKVLKDIAPWLASQQLRANQERDEDWLNIKLIVAKAYKKDADGRDNKDKQRGESRREALKLAVDVAKYPSEFQKEALQIRTDLQGEDAVAQDESEAKTFEEAVTAGRDLITEANTQSFAVKKMQADMKATKDKATKDQLASQIEADQKIVDETFRKAEGKFQQALQLADRDTPSDEVNGVQYFLSFLGFQDGDYWQTYARASFVAQRYPNSPSARPCAKMALACALRLFEDAPADNRSFELGLVQDTTDFMVKTWPDSEEAGQALLALIGFQLQQASSKELSWDQQKAMLEAAEKSVAKISDGTAAKADAQLKVGQTYWNLFLRGNALRREAKDNPDAKGVPTEEQLAAIKDKTQSILSAGVDSYQGDDPDYSYVLGALSLIQVYTDIGEPEKAVQLLEKKNVGLMNLVENKNPAATRPGVDQLIYKAAVRAYISALPNTTDASKTEALMANAEKAMAQLKSLVGNDADSQKQLVAIYISLANDLKTQLDNANPASKVALAGAFEKFLNRVAESSTEPNVLNWVGETFYNLGQSFSEDPSFNGDTKSFYNKAIAAYQQIIDKSGSGSLNPALVQQVRVRIAMAQREIGDYQQAITTFTDVLKEKNMMVNVQVEAAKTYYMWGLNGGDSKTFYESLMGAQPNPENKQNVIWGWGRLQAILARYAQAGADPSPFKETFFECRYYLAACRYQFALSQSSKDKKDQYLAAAAKDITSTQSFDPSLGGAEWFQKFDTLMRKIQKDLTGEAKGLDKPSS
- a CDS encoding lysophospholipid acyltransferase family protein — translated: MQNIIIEKPYRFVPPHRGTGWPAFIQRFNLYGKYLQYFEGVQSYEVRGADRLKKSLDAKHGILLAPNHSRMSDPLVLGFLAKEVDCNLYSMASWHLFNQGWFKAWAIRVMGGFSVYREGVDRKSLATAVDAMVEADRPLVVFPEGSTTRTNDYVHPLLDGVAFVARSAAKRRIKEGRGDTVIHPIGIKYVFQGDIDATVRPVLHEIEQRLGWRTSEELRLLERVERMGEGLFCLEEIRYSGRAHSGDDMATRTSRLIDCILHPLEKEWLRVESTGNIMPRIKALRSRMLPDMIEGKLSPEERSRRWMQLEDIYVAQQISCYIPNYLQDYPSIDRLLETVERYEEDLKDKTTVHGALKVIIDVDEPILVTDERRPKGDEDPLMSQLRYQLQAKMTELSTESKIYGCE
- the galE gene encoding UDP-glucose 4-epimerase GalE, which produces MRVLVTGGAGYIGSHTARKLAAEGHDVVVYDNLSAGHRGAVGKFPLVVGDLHDGEKLTATLKEYNIESVIHFAAFALVGESVTNPAKYYQNNVIGTLSLLDAMRAADVSRIVFSSTCATYGIPASSPIDESFPQAPVNPYGFTKLAIERALEDYAHAYGMAFAALRYFNAAGASPDGDIGEDHSPESHLIPLVLQVALGQRESISVFGDDYPTDDGTCIRDYIHVDDLADAHLAAMQQITADNCLKLNLGTGRGVSVQEIIQACREVTGMDIPAEIGPRREGDPPALVANADKAHRILNWQPKYMDVRETIETAWRWHQSHPHGFAQ
- a CDS encoding MotA/TolQ/ExbB proton channel family protein; this encodes MLRRSQAFSLSLCVASVALMLGIFLTTQAVTAQDAAADAEPAAAEPADAEPVGNGDTTAPAEAPKTVFEWVYTALSYYFWIFMVISIVFVALLVMNIMNARRENVVPLALVESFEACLEENQVQEAYDMAKEDESFLGKVLSAGLEKVSQGYDKAIEAMQEVGEEENMKLDHRLSYLALIGTLSPMIGLFGTVDGMIQSFSVIARSGGTPDASALANGISTALFTTLVGLALAIPAIAAYNILRNRVDRLALEVGITSEGLMSRFQNVGK